GGAGCGCGCAGCTGTGGACGATGGCGGAGCACAGGGCCACCTCGCTCCCGTCCGTGCCGGCCACGGCAGCGGGGAGCATGCGGTCTAGCGCTCCTGCGTCCCCGTTCTGGCGGGCCTGTCCCGAGCCCCAGCACACCACGCCGGTCGAGCGGCGCGCACAGAGGTGATAGTCGCCGGCGGCCAGCTCCAGCAGCCCCGCGCCGTTGACCACCTCGAGGGGGACGCCGGTGTTGGCGGGGGCCGGGCTGCCCACACCCAGCACGCCGCTCGCGCCCGTGCCGGCGCAGTACGTCCCTGTGGCGGTCCGGAAGCAGCTGAATTCACGCCCGGCCGCGGCCTCGATGACGGGCAGGTCCGGGACCAGCGCCGGCGTGCAGATGGTGCCCTCGCAGCGGGTCGCGTCGAAGTTCCGCCCGAGTGCCCCGCTGAAGTCGCTCCCCCAGCACGAAGCTCCCGGCACGAGGGCACCCGACAGCACGTCGTCCCACAGGCCCCAGGCGCACGCGTGGAACATGCCCGCGCTCACCCCCAGCACCTCGCCACCTTCCAGCGCGTCGAACACCCAGCGCGGCAGCGGCTCACGGTAGACGCTCTCGCCCGACCCGTTCTGGCCCTGGTCGTTGCCGCCCCAGCAGTCCACGCCGCGGGGGGTCAGCGCGCAGGTGTATTGCCCGCCCGAGTCCAGGGTGATGGCGTCGGTGAGCCCCAGCACCAGTGAGGGCACGGGCTTGTCGGCCGTGGCGAAGTCGCCGCCCTGTCCGCGACGCGTTCCGCCCCAGCACGCCACGCGACCCGTGGAGAGCACGGCACATGCGTGCAAGCGCCCGGCCTCCACGTCGACCACGCGGTCGCACACGCCCTCGACGCACGCGGCGAACAGCCCGCAGGAGTTGTCGCAGGCGCCACAGTGCTGCGCGTCGCGGGCCGTGTCGGTCTCACAGCCGTCCGAGAGCTCCGTATTGCAGTCCTGGTAGCTGCCGCCGCAGCCGGCGATGGTGCACGCGGCCTCGCACGCCATGGTGGTGCGAGCGGGGGACCCGAACGCGGTGGTGCACGCGATGGCCGAGAGCGTCGGGTCGTCCACCGTGCCGTTGCAGTTGTCGTCCGCGCCGTTGCAGACCTCGGCGGCCGTGGGGTTCACGGTCTGGTCGCCGTCGGCGCAGTCGAGCGTGTTCTCCACCTGGCCCGACGCGGGCAAGCACCCGCGCGTCGGGTCCACGTCGAGGGCGCCGAAGCCGTCGCCATCCGTGTCTGGCCAGAAGAGCCGCTGCACGCCTTCGTCGACGTCTCCGTCGCAGTCGTCATCGGCGTCGTTGCACACCTCGGTTCCGGTGGGGCCCACGGCCGCGTCGGCTTCATTGCAGTCCGGCCCGCATACGTCGCCATCGCAGCACGCCGCGCTGACGGCGCCGTCTTCATCTGCGTCGGTGGTCCCGAGCGTGGACGGATCGCAGTCCTGGTCCACCGCGTCGCACGCCTCGAGGTTGCCGGGGAAGCGGCCTGCGTCGTCGTCGTCGCAGTCGGCCCCGCCACACAGCACCGAGTCCACACCGTCGCCATCACCGTCGGGCGTCTCGCAGGGAGGGCGGCACATGAGGTCCGCCTCCACACAGCGGAGCTGCCCGCCGCACGGCGCGATGCCCGGAGCGCACAACCCCTCCACACACAGCTCGACGCCGTTGCAGAACAGCCCGTCGTCGCACGGCGTGGGGCAGGACGCGCCGGCGTCCACGTTCACGGTGGCGCTCTCGCACCCGATGGAGGGCGAGCACAGCAGCGCGACGAGCGCGCACGAAATCCTAACCGGATGCAGATGACGCATCGTTCCTCCGACGTGACGGGTGACCCCCCATTTCTGGGTGCGTGCAGTGTGCCTCGCTCGGCGTGGGACCACCACGGGGAAACACGCGCCCACTCCCTCGACATCGAGGGTGCCGGACTGAATCCCGATTCAGTTCTGCTACAGTGCCTGCCCATGACGGACCCGAGCGACAGCCCGAAGCCTTCCCCCGATGTCACCAGCGCAGCCGCCCAGAAGGCCGCGTGGGAGGCCCGCCAAGTGGCGCCGGCCTTCGCCAAGGTGCCGCCGCGCAAAGCGCGCTTCACCACGCTGAGCGACGTGCCGGTGCCCACCCTGGCCACGCCGGCCGACGTGAGCGGCGACTACGAGCGCGACCTGGGGTACCCCGGCGAGTTCCCGTTCACGCGCGGCGTGCAGCCCACCATGTACCAGGGGCGCCTCTGGACCATGCGCATGTTCGCGGGCTTCGGGACACCCGAGCAGACCAACGAGCGCTTCAAGTATCTCTTGGCGCAGGGCCAGACGGGCCTCTCCACGGCCTTCGATTTCCCCACGCTCATGGGCTACGACAGCGACTCGCCGCTCTCGCTCGGCGAGGTGGGCATGGTGGGCGTGGCGGTCGACACGCTGCGCGACATGGAGATCCTGTTCGACGGCATCCCGCTCGATCAGGTCACCACGTCCATGACCATCAACGGGCCCGCCGCCGTGCTGCTGGGGTTCTACGTGGCGCTGGCCGACATCCGGGGCATCTCGCGCAAGGCCATCGGTGGCACGGTGCAGAACGACTGCCTCAAGGAGTTCATCGCGCAGCACGCGTGGATCGTGCCGCCGCGTCCGGCCATGCGCATCGTCACGGACTCCATCCAGTTCTGCGCCGCCGAGGTGCCGCGCTGGAACTCGGTGAGCATCAGCGGCTACCACATCCGCGAGGCCGGCTCGACCGCCGCGCAGGAGCTGGCCTTCACGCTGGCCGACGGCCTCGAGTACGTGAAGTGGGCGGTGGCCCGTGGCCTCGACGTGGACGACTTCGCGCCGCGGCTCAGCTTCTTCTTCGACGTCCACAACGACTTCTTCGAGGAGATCGCCAAGTTCCGCGCGGCGCGCCGCATGTGGGCCCGCATGATGAAGGAGCGCTTCGCGCCCAAGGACCCGCGCTCCATGATGCTGCGCACCCACGCGCAGACGGCCGGCGTGTCGCTCACCGCCCAGCAGCCCTACAACAACGTGGCGCGCGTGGCGCTGCAGGCCATGGCCGCCGTGCTGGGCGGCACGCAGTCGCTGCACACCAACTCGCTCGACGAGGTCTACGCGCTGCCCACCGAGGAGGCCGTGACGGTGGCCCTGCGCACGCAGCAGATCGTGGCCGAGGAGAGCGGCGCCGCGAACACCATCGACCCGCTCGGCGGCAGCTACTTCGTGGAGTGGATGACCGACGAGATCGAGCGCCAGGCCATGGCCTACATCCACAAGATCGACGAGATGGGCGGCATGGTGGAGGCCGTGGAGCGCGGCTACCCACAGCGCGAGATCGCGGCCAGCGCTTACCGCTACCAGCA
Above is a genomic segment from Sandaracinaceae bacterium containing:
- a CDS encoding methylmalonyl-CoA mutase family protein → MTDPSDSPKPSPDVTSAAAQKAAWEARQVAPAFAKVPPRKARFTTLSDVPVPTLATPADVSGDYERDLGYPGEFPFTRGVQPTMYQGRLWTMRMFAGFGTPEQTNERFKYLLAQGQTGLSTAFDFPTLMGYDSDSPLSLGEVGMVGVAVDTLRDMEILFDGIPLDQVTTSMTINGPAAVLLGFYVALADIRGISRKAIGGTVQNDCLKEFIAQHAWIVPPRPAMRIVTDSIQFCAAEVPRWNSVSISGYHIREAGSTAAQELAFTLADGLEYVKWAVARGLDVDDFAPRLSFFFDVHNDFFEEIAKFRAARRMWARMMKERFAPKDPRSMMLRTHAQTAGVSLTAQQPYNNVARVALQAMAAVLGGTQSLHTNSLDEVYALPTEEAVTVALRTQQIVAEESGAANTIDPLGGSYFVEWMTDEIERQAMAYIHKIDEMGGMVEAVERGYPQREIAASAYRYQQQLERGEKIVVGVNGYQQAVDPKIPMLRVDESMQLTKVAGLTKLKAERDQDKVRVALQDIRETCRTDANLMPPIIAAAKAYCTEQEICDVFRDVFGRHQDRPEF